Proteins from a genomic interval of Yarrowia lipolytica chromosome 1E, complete sequence:
- a CDS encoding uncharacterized protein (Compare to YALI0E01562g, no similarity), giving the protein MLHLLPPEVLENVLGNLETLNDLLALSHTCHFARSVVLHNDQRFKPHVQHLCQYMTPVSSWHSSLLRLPRNANNLGTPVDDTWTMSPAVFATEPTKDLLRLPHERLQTHFNRSPQQITHLFHDVRHRSLYGPIPDSQDTLFELRSGVGPVTRINMSTMSRSKAPPHSCLHHLDTKVAIIEKFPQLNRLNHMNKRVVTGSRQHLRNVTTEVLVIDNDGEAVPLATFTDTISCRGEPHGSLCLSVAVCGTYVACIVGYSLFLFTKRDDQLYLADSYKLDALYSPVSDSHNQECLLLQRSRSSGPGHDILFNISSKTVSVVEGGIYAISIDTNVWRFDDAFLQQCSVSPQEEMHWTSAEVMCG; this is encoded by the coding sequence ATGCTCCACCTACTGCCTCCGGAAGTTCTGGAAAATGTGCTCGGCAACCTGGAGACGCTAAATGATCTCCTAGCACTGTCCCACACCTGCCACTTTGCCAGATCAGTGGTGTTACACAACGACCAGCGATTCAAACCACATGTGCAGCATTTGTGTCAGTACATGACCCCAGTCTCGTCATGGCACTCCAGCTTGCTCAGGTTGCCACGCAACGCAAACAACCTCGGTACTCCAGTAGACGACACCTGGACCATGTCCCCAGCAGTGTTTGCAACAGAGCCGACCAAAGACCTGCTGAGACTCCCTCACGAAAGATTACAGACTCATTTCAACAGATCACCGCAACAAATCACCCATCTCTTTCATGATGTGAGACACAGATCATTGTATGGACCTATTCCAGACAGCCAAGACACGCTGTTTGAGCTTCGATCTGGCGTGGGACCGGTTACCCGAATCAACATGTCCACCATGTCCAGATCAAAGGCGCCTCCACACTCGTGTCTGCACCATCTTGATACAAAAGTCGCCATCATCGAAAAGTTCCCCCAGCTAAACAGACTCAACCACATGAACAAACGGGTGGTCACTGGCTCAAGACAACATCTGCGAAATGTGACTACTGAGGTTTTAGTAATCGATAATGACGGAGAAGCCGTGCCTCTGGCTACTTTCACAGACACCATTTCGTGCAGAGGAGAGCCTCATGGTTCTCTTTGTCTTTCTGTGGCGGTTTGTGGAACTTATGTTGCGTGCATTGTAGGCTACTCCCTGTTCCTGTTCACAAAGAGAGACGATCAGCTGTACTTGGCTGATTCGTATAAGTTGGACGCGCTTTACTCTCCCGTGTCTGATTCACACAACCAGGAGTGCCTGTTGTTACAGCGGAGTCGAAGCAGTGGCCCCGGACATGATATTCTGTTCAATATCAGCTCCAAGACGGTATCTGTGGTAGAGGGTGGTATCTATGCCATCAGCATAGATACGAATGTCTGGCGCTTTGACGACGCCTTTCTCCAGCAGTGTTCAGTGTCTCCACAAGAAGAGATGCACTGGACTTCGGCTGAGGTTATGTGTGGTTGA
- a CDS encoding uncharacterized protein (Compare to YALI0E01584g, similar to DEHA0E11000g Debaryomyces hansenii) — protein MESLPIIDLALAQDPATKPQLLEDLKNALFRIGFLYLVNHGVEKEARALQKFSPKAFTDLSHQEKESIAMLNNPHFIGYTALGSETTAAKTDQREQFDFGSYGKESSWKEGDEPYKRLDGPNRFPEGKTGEEMKQAVTAYLDAMKEMNFKFLQLVAECLNLPKNSVTDFLGEMDRLKLIRYPPGDGQGVGPHKDSSGMFTYVLQDQTGGLQVLNSEGKWIDATPIQDSLVCNIAQGFEALTDGHCGATTHQVQSQPKERHSIAYFCGVRLDLTREAVQEQCRFIKDKIPSPQDARKREVDVASEFISEKYSCFGEAHLRNRIVSHRDVGKKWYPDLYDKYISDY, from the coding sequence ATGGAATCCCTACCTATTATCGACCTGGCTCTGGCCCAGGACCCTGCAACAAAGCCTCAGCTGCTAGAGGATCTCAAGAATGCTCTTTTCCGAATCGGCTTTCTCTACCTCGTGAATCAtggtgtggagaaggaggctcgAGCTCTTCAGAAGTTCTCGCCCAAGGCTTTTACCGATCTGTCCCaccaggagaaggagagcaTTGCGATGCTCAACAACCCCCACTTCATTGGATACACAGCTCTCGGCAGTGAAACTACTGCTGCCAAAACAGATCAGCGAGAACAGTTTGACTTCGGATCATACGGCAAGGAGAGCTCCTGGAAGGAAGGTGACGAGCCCTACAAGCGGCTGGACGGACCCAATCGATTCCCAGAGGGCAAAACTGGTGAGGAAATGAAACAGGCAGTCACAGCATACCTCGACGCCATGAAGGAGATGAACTTCAAGTTTCTGCAGCTCGTGGCCGAGTGTCTCAATTTGCCCAAGAACTCGGTGACGGACTTCCTAGGCGAGATGGACCGTCTCAAGCTGATCAGATACCCTCCTGGAGATGGCCAGGGAGTCGGTCCCCATAAAGACTCGTCCGGCATGTTTACATATGTTCTGCAAGACCAGACAGGAGGCCTGCAGGTCCTCAACTCGGAGGGAAAGTGGATCGATGCCACTCCTATCCAGGACTCGCTCGTGTGCAACATTGCACAGGGATTTGAGGCTCTCACTGACGGACACTGTGGAGCTACCACTCACCAGGTACAGAGCCAGCCCAAGGAACGACACTCCATTGCATATTTTTGTGGAGTGCGTCTGGATCTCACTCGTGAGGCTGTCCAGGAGCAGTGTCGGttcatcaaggacaagatcCCATCTCCTCAAGACGCCAGAAAGCGGGAGGTGGACGTGGCGTCCGAATTCATCAGCGAGAAGTACTCTTGCTTCGGAGAAGCCCATCTGCGGAACCGGATTGTGTCCCATAGAGATGTGGGGAAGAAGTGGTACCCGGACCTTTacgacaagtacatttCCGATTATTAA
- a CDS encoding uncharacterized protein (Compare to YALI0E01606g, no similarity), producing MSDFKSDLKRGQSRKKRETLSCNPCRKRKRKCDHGTPCSNCVKLNIEATCEYGSNSRWEESKDKEVKSPAFITQTSLDFLSNASSVSEIIHLFEKHLPIQTAPNNNPLSIFSYKTEEYESAIANEPLPKNISDILIENYRNLVDPFFPIIDWKEFEEHYENLYPGQAGPTPPSPPQPPSFLALIYTVYALSCKSCAFDSLLHTLHASAVIHFSDRAEQYLNRIPLLVTSSIDDFRAALLYIYSSFSGDCLMVGWSLCGLLVTMSQRILPPFTASSDVKEAANHLISVSGTFFDACQAFVGHKSGLEYPQLPFSSYPFLHTTQKLYMFTRGLQNSHDSSDPAELLRIDQIINTLPQGDPMEFMKKLALTTQWHKANLLLFRCGKIDRLSGLMSLLKLLENQFYLYSAPPQIQQYILFHWNNIYYHVFTGVIVLALELEATDPLPPLDPSVFPNLSKLNLEEDKNWKSTLLAVLRDQYFDLRVNSECASARAHMITSAFLAQDTHMECPRPFGPFHKMLCLPSGFYICRFDRSYFQCGYGMELDRQIGRALYDSKESSKVFL from the coding sequence ATGTCGGACTTCAAAAGTGACCTGAAACGAGGACAGAGCCGCAAAAAGCGAGAGACCCTGTCGTGCAACCCCTGCCGCAAGCGGAAACGAAAGTGCGACCATGGAACCCCCTGCTCCAACTGCGTCAAGCTCAACATTGAAGCCACCTGCGAATACGGCAGTAACTCTCGATGGGAGGAGAGCAAGGATAAGGAGGTCAAGTCGCCGGCCTTTATCACCCAAACAAGCCTTGACTTTCTCTCAAATGCCTCCTCTGTCTCGGAGATCATCCACCTGTTTGAAAAACACCTGCCGATCCAAACAGCGCCAAACAACAATCCCCTCAGCATCTTTTCCTACAAAACAGAAGAGTACGAGAGCGCCATTGCCAACGAGCCGCTCCCGAAGAACATAAGCGACATTCTGATCGAGAACTATAGGAATTTGGTGGACCCCTTCTTCCCCATTATTGACTGGAAGGAGTTCGAAGAACATTATGAAAACCTATACCCCGGGCAGGCTGGTCCTACACCGCCATCACCGCCACAACCACCGTCCTTCCTGGCTCTGATATACACAGTCTACGCCCTGAGTTGCAAGTCCTGCGCTTTCGACTCGCTGCTACATACCTTGCATGCTTCAGCCGTCATCCACTTTTCTGATCGCGCCGAGCAATACCTCAACAGAATACCCTTGTTAGTGACCTCGTCGATCGACGACTTCCGAGCAGCACTGCTCTACATTTACAGTTCATTCTCTGGCGACTGTCTTATGGTGGGATGGTCTCTGTGTGGTCTGTTGGTAACAATGAGCCAACGGATTCTGCCTCCCTTTACAGCCTCCAGCGACGTGAAGGAAGCTGCAAACCACCTCATTTCGGTTTCTGGCACTTTTTTCGACGCCTGCCAAGCATTTGTAGGCCACAAATCTGGGTTAGAATACCCCCAATTGCCTTTCAGCTCATACCCGTTTCTACACACTACCCAGAAGCTCTACATGTTCACCCGTGGACTGCAGAACAGCCATGATTCTTCAGATCCTGCTGAACTCCTGCGAATCGACCAGATAATCAATACTCTTCCCCAGGGAGATCCTATGGAGTTCATGAAGAAACTGGCACTGACAACACAATGGCACAAGGCCAATCTTTTGCTTTTCCGATGTGGCAAGATCGACCGACTCTCTGGACTCATGTCACTTCTGAAGCTACTGGAGAACCAATTCTATCTCTactctgctcctccacagatCCAACAATACATTCTGTTTCACTGGAACAACATTTACTACCATGTGTTCACGGGAGTGATTGTTTTGGCTCTAGAACTGGAGGCAACTGATCCTCTGCCTCCGCTGGATCCATCTGTATTCCCCAAcctctccaagctcaacctGGAAGAGGACAAGAACTGGAAGTCCACTCTGTTGGCTGTCTTGCGTGATCAGTACTTTGATCTCAGAGTCAATTCTGAGTGTGCTAGTGCACGTGCTCACATGATAACTTCGGCATTTCTGGCCCAAGACACACATATGGAGTGTCCACGACCGTTTGGACCTTTCCATAAGATGCTGTGCCTGCCATCAGGATTTTACATCTGTCGGTTTGACCGGTCGTACTTTCAGTGTGGCTACGGAATGGAGCTGGACCGTCAGATTGGTCGTGCGTTATACGACTCCAAGGAGAGTTCCAAGGTGTTTCTATAG
- a CDS encoding uncharacterized protein (Compare to YALI0E01628g, similar to uniprot|Q04305 Saccharomyces cerevisiae YMR093w and KLLA0F13772g Kluyveromyces lactis and CAGL0J01265g Kluyveromyces lactis) → MHNRKNWKPSARFQYHHHHTSKSTMSAPLNRLTIAKEVKKGSDLTPEQKFWKTYRSPLLVKEYNAISHVSFNHHNDFAVTSSTRIQIFSGKTRKVTKTISRFKDTVYCGEFRSDGKLIVAGDATGLVQIFDAVSRNILVTLQASQLATHVTKFHPTNLTTLLTASDDRSVKLYDITSSTPLIEFEGAQDYVRCGEFVDANVVAAGSYDGTVRLYDARSGKTPISSLAQDHPVEDVLYHNGMVLSAGGPIVKAWDMTTGKTIRQMGNFSKTVTCLAPTHGASGFFAGSLDGHVKVFDDTSFKVTYGWKYGSGVLCTGMSLDSQHIVAGLVSGIVAVRTQQPKKDEKISNGRVLDQKAAVEEEKKKKAEGPVLGGTKYEGQFEHVIVEEHERPNKKLLKRYENLLLGFRWGDALDAALSGEHLETSVLALEELKKRGKVRAALLNRDEDSLEPLFEFATKAIADSRYINIVADYVAVVLDMYTSVITKSPILEERVSEFYDALKSEVETAKESKKIQGMLELLSV, encoded by the coding sequence ATGCACAACAGAAAAAATTGGAAACCATCTGCAAGATTTCAatatcaccaccaccacacaagCAAATCAACAATGTCCGCCCCCTTGAACCGGTTGACGATTGCTAAGGAGGTCAAAAAGGGCTCCGACTTGACGCCCGAGCAAAAATTCTGGAAAACCTACCGTTCGCCTCTGCTCGTCAAAGAGTACAATGCCATCTCTCACGTTTCCTTCAACCATCACAATGACTTTGCCGTCACCTCGTCTACTCGAATCCAGATCTTCTCTGGAAAGACCCGAAAAGTCACCAAGACTATCTCTCGTTTCAAGGATACTGTATACTGCGGCGAGTTCCGGTCTGATGGTAAGCTGATTGTGGCCGGTGATGCTACAGGTCTGGTTCAGATCTTCGATGCCGTGTCGAGAAACATTCTGGTGACTCTGCAGGCGTCCCAACTGGCCACTCATGTGACTAAGTTCCACCCCACAAACCTCACCACTCTCCTCACAGCCTCCGACGACCGAAGCGTCAAGCTCTACGATATCACCAGCTCCACTCCTCTGATCGAGTTTGAGGGCGCTCAGGATTACGTTCGATGTGGAGAGTTTGTCGATGCCAACGTTGTCGCTGCTGGTTCGTACGACGGAACTGTTCGACTCTACGACGCCCGATCCGGAAAGACCCccatctcttctctggCTCAGGATCACCCGGTTGAGGATGTCCTCTACCACAACGGAATGGTGTTGTCTGCCGGAGGTCCCATTGTCAAGGCCTGGGACATGACCACCGGAAAGACCATCCGACAAATGGGCAACTTCAGCAAGACCGTTACTTGCCTGGCCCCTACTCACGGTGCTTCTGGATTCTTCGCTGGCTCCCTAGACGGCCATGTCAAGGTCTTTGATGATACCTCATTCAAGGTTACCTACGGCTGGAAGTACGGCTCCGGAGTGCTCTGTACTGGTATGTCTCTAGACTCCCAGCATATTGTGGCCGGTCTGGTTTCCGGTATTGTCGCTGTTCGAACCCAgcagcccaagaaggacgagaagatcaGCAACGGACGGGTTCTGGACCagaaggctgctgttgaggaggagaagaagaagaaggcagaGGGACCCGTGCTTGGAGGAACCAAGTACGAGGGTCAGTTTGAGCATGTCATTGTCGAGGAGCACGAGCGGcccaacaagaagctgctgaagCGATATGAAAACCTGCTTCTCGGATTCCGATGGGGTGATGCTCTCGATGCTGCACTGTCTGGAGAGCATCTGGAGACCTCtgttctggctctggaagagctcaagaagcgaggTAAGGTGCGAGCTGCACTGCTGAACCGAGATGAGGACTCTCTGGAGCCTCTCTTTGAGTTCGCTACCAAGGCCATTGCTGACTCGCGATACATCAACATTGTTGCTGACTACGTTGCAGTCGTGCTGGACATGTACACTAGTGTGATTACCAAGAGCCCGATACTCGAAGAGCGGGTGTCTGAGTTCTACGACGCTCTCAAGTCCGAGGTCGAGACTGCTAAGGAGAGCAAGAAGATCCAGGGTATGTTGGAGCTCCTCAGTGTTTAG